The Brevibacillus brevis genome contains a region encoding:
- a CDS encoding DUF2785 domain-containing protein encodes MNNTRTKLMLDLQRLEQEQYQLREGEQLQDFVGLLLQYIGDPDPELRDNLIYPAFYYWILDENQLTEAQLRSLLRELTDEKRLFYLIGNDGDPSVFTRTFSSLPIALIVRRHRQKPFLELADFQHVKDALLRYFQEEKDLRGYLSEGGWAHSTAHGADVFVELVQCPESDEAVQRDVLHAIQGVLHNGKHIFNEEEDERLASIVDTMIEKNLLPEQELSDWINDLASCAELPKSRTQVIARVNSKNFLRCLYFRRGRDSQENELTATMLAAVTKCNRFAIN; translated from the coding sequence GTGAATAATACAAGAACCAAGCTCATGCTGGATCTGCAAAGATTGGAGCAAGAACAATACCAGTTACGTGAAGGGGAACAGCTGCAAGATTTCGTCGGACTATTGCTGCAATACATTGGGGACCCTGACCCGGAATTGCGGGATAACCTCATCTACCCGGCATTTTATTATTGGATTCTCGACGAGAACCAGCTGACAGAAGCGCAACTGCGCAGCCTCCTCAGAGAACTGACTGACGAGAAGCGTTTGTTCTATCTGATCGGCAACGATGGTGACCCATCCGTCTTTACGAGAACATTCTCTTCATTGCCGATCGCATTGATTGTGCGCCGTCACAGACAGAAGCCATTTTTGGAGCTCGCCGATTTCCAGCACGTGAAAGATGCCCTGCTCCGCTATTTTCAAGAAGAAAAGGATTTGCGCGGCTATTTGTCCGAGGGAGGATGGGCTCACAGTACCGCTCACGGTGCAGACGTATTCGTAGAGCTGGTGCAGTGCCCAGAAAGTGATGAAGCCGTACAGCGCGACGTTCTTCATGCGATCCAGGGTGTGCTGCATAACGGAAAGCACATTTTCAATGAGGAAGAGGACGAACGACTCGCGAGCATCGTGGATACCATGATAGAGAAAAACTTGCTCCCAGAGCAGGAGCTCTCTGACTGGATCAATGATTTAGCAAGCTGTGCAGAACTACCGAAAAGCCGTACTCAAGTTATTGCTCGTGTGAACAGCAAGAACTTTTTACGCTGTCTTTATTTCAGAAGAGGCAGAGATAGCCAAGAAAATGAGCTGACGGCTACTATGCTTGCTGCCGTAACAAAATGTAACAGGTTTGCGATCAATTAA
- a CDS encoding alpha/beta fold hydrolase, with product MAFVFVTGATGFIGKEVTKQLARAGHTVLALVRSLEKWDELLMQMTPTERSYCNAVRGDLRKEGLGLSASDYEQVLRATVIIHAGVPMDISMDETVGRDVILQGASHLAAVANELHKQQRLQKLIHIVGYMSPFDDESGKLATDVFAPTDFYREAGGYEKYKFLADLYLRQEAYQKGMPLVVVNPCTIIGPRSTGNTEQTDGFGLVISSMRRGKIPVLPGGKEWWLPLLSVDDFAQVIVGIVETNHIEHQTYYALNERSATPAFSELISLMAKELRMKPPTIPFPVSVLKKILHNGGSRLLGVPANSMDFLVKKDFPLAPFQQMKAKKSIDAYDVAAYLPSVIADLDYRLSVKDQKVPPHFHREQIAGMAAYKKEGSGTPWLLVHGLFSEMSDLLPLAEQLGEQAVWLLDLPGFGRSPYHHHEKPIEGFIEAVAEALRQLPSPVHLAGHSFGGFLAWEAAKRVPEKIEKLYLLQPPLHAPKYSLLLAGLGKSPALLQRFLQKQLTPANMEKAMLEQGVFQSTDEMPEGYVEKAGKLLQSPRISKTHTDVLRYFMNEYRQMSLTTTQPFPFPAQIVWGTQDKTYQLTKGTADAFIKANVEIERLSVAHHFPLSHPQLTANVLLQMRHGKK from the coding sequence ATGGCTTTCGTATTTGTAACCGGCGCGACTGGATTTATCGGCAAGGAGGTAACCAAGCAGTTGGCGCGGGCTGGTCATACCGTACTGGCGCTGGTTCGTTCGCTTGAGAAGTGGGATGAATTGCTGATGCAGATGACACCAACAGAGAGGTCTTATTGCAATGCCGTGCGGGGTGATTTGCGAAAGGAGGGCTTGGGATTATCGGCGAGCGATTACGAGCAGGTTTTGCGCGCAACTGTCATCATCCATGCAGGTGTCCCGATGGATATTTCGATGGATGAAACGGTGGGGAGGGACGTGATTTTGCAAGGAGCAAGTCACCTCGCAGCAGTAGCAAACGAATTGCATAAACAACAGCGTCTGCAAAAGCTGATTCATATCGTTGGCTACATGAGTCCGTTTGACGATGAGAGTGGAAAGCTGGCGACAGATGTTTTTGCGCCAACCGATTTTTATCGAGAGGCAGGGGGCTACGAGAAATACAAGTTTCTGGCAGATCTATACCTCAGACAAGAGGCGTATCAAAAAGGAATGCCGCTGGTCGTGGTAAATCCGTGTACGATCATAGGCCCGCGAAGCACCGGGAACACAGAACAAACAGATGGATTCGGGCTCGTGATCAGCTCCATGCGGCGTGGTAAGATCCCTGTTCTTCCCGGTGGTAAGGAGTGGTGGCTGCCCTTGCTTTCCGTCGACGATTTTGCCCAGGTCATTGTGGGGATTGTAGAGACAAATCACATCGAGCATCAAACGTATTACGCCTTAAATGAGCGGAGTGCCACGCCAGCTTTTTCAGAGCTGATTTCGTTGATGGCTAAAGAATTACGGATGAAGCCACCAACCATTCCTTTCCCGGTATCGGTCTTGAAAAAAATTCTCCATAACGGCGGCAGCCGCTTGCTCGGGGTACCTGCCAATTCGATGGATTTTCTCGTAAAGAAAGACTTCCCGCTCGCTCCCTTTCAGCAAATGAAAGCGAAAAAAAGCATCGATGCATACGACGTAGCGGCGTATCTTCCCAGTGTGATTGCCGACCTGGACTATCGTTTGTCGGTCAAGGATCAGAAAGTGCCTCCTCACTTTCACCGTGAGCAAATCGCAGGCATGGCTGCGTACAAGAAAGAAGGCTCGGGTACTCCGTGGCTGCTCGTGCACGGGCTTTTCAGTGAGATGAGCGATTTACTCCCGCTCGCTGAACAGCTGGGTGAACAGGCAGTATGGCTACTGGATTTGCCCGGGTTTGGCAGATCGCCCTATCACCATCATGAAAAACCGATCGAGGGCTTTATCGAGGCAGTGGCAGAGGCATTGCGACAGCTGCCGTCTCCGGTTCATCTTGCAGGACATTCATTTGGCGGGTTTTTGGCGTGGGAGGCAGCAAAGCGAGTACCGGAAAAAATCGAGAAGCTATACCTTTTGCAGCCGCCTCTGCATGCGCCGAAGTATTCTTTGCTGCTGGCGGGATTGGGGAAAAGTCCAGCCCTTCTTCAGCGTTTTTTGCAAAAGCAGCTAACGCCAGCCAACATGGAAAAAGCAATGCTTGAGCAAGGGGTATTCCAGTCCACGGATGAAATGCCAGAAGGCTATGTAGAAAAGGCGGGGAAGCTCCTGCAATCCCCGCGCATCAGCAAGACGCATACAGACGTGCTACGCTATTTTATGAATGAATACCGGCAAATGTCGCTAACAACAACACAGCCGTTTCCTTTTCCAGCCCAGATCGTATGGGGGACACAGGATAAAACGTATCAGCTGACAAAAGGAACAGCGGATGCATTCATAAAAGCAAATGTAGAGATCGAAAGGCTTTCCGTTGCTCATCATTTTCCACTCAGTCATCCACAGCTAACGGCAAACGTATTGCTACAGATGAGGCACGGCAAAAAATGA
- a CDS encoding suppressor of fused domain protein: MKNILLEEFSPICPIQAFVEEDENGVFFYLWDYPGEEHASIRSCWVRNYGPAPDSIDFAAMEDGQAPMLPRDCCAHPDGADRLDPEQLSIVWLEEGDAAALLYEDEVLCVIPGWAGPSPDGSHYPSYARDCTGESHLCFPLGTPETNAMFARIEAAQHFWASWDGNPWPDIQHQFMDAITSTLGPIKQYYGIDGGHWPPKALVTIEKGDVTYAMTLGVSILRQPKVEQYTEEPEQLRRFELAFACDTKWLAQNEQQLLAYISGQTSLPWSYMTFLAQSHTIPCQEISQINSSFSSMLLAKPEDAPSIPLPLMAGDPVNLLWMIPITAEEQQYAEMHGSEQLLQRSSGDGADWIFNGETKFMK; this comes from the coding sequence ATGAAAAACATCCTATTAGAGGAGTTCTCTCCGATTTGTCCGATTCAAGCTTTTGTCGAAGAAGATGAGAACGGCGTCTTTTTTTATTTGTGGGATTATCCCGGTGAGGAGCATGCTAGCATTCGTTCTTGTTGGGTAAGAAATTACGGACCTGCACCGGACTCGATCGATTTCGCTGCCATGGAGGATGGTCAAGCTCCCATGCTTCCACGCGATTGCTGCGCTCATCCGGATGGAGCAGACAGGCTAGACCCGGAACAGCTCTCGATCGTATGGCTAGAGGAAGGCGATGCGGCGGCACTCCTGTATGAGGATGAGGTACTGTGTGTGATTCCCGGCTGGGCTGGCCCTTCCCCGGACGGCTCGCACTATCCTTCTTATGCACGAGATTGCACCGGAGAATCTCATCTGTGCTTTCCGCTGGGAACACCAGAGACGAACGCCATGTTTGCCCGCATCGAAGCTGCCCAGCATTTTTGGGCGAGCTGGGATGGCAACCCTTGGCCTGACATCCAGCACCAGTTCATGGATGCAATTACCTCGACCCTCGGCCCAATTAAACAGTATTACGGCATCGACGGCGGACACTGGCCCCCGAAAGCATTGGTGACCATCGAAAAAGGCGACGTTACCTATGCGATGACCCTCGGCGTATCCATTTTGCGTCAGCCAAAAGTCGAGCAGTATACAGAAGAGCCGGAGCAATTACGCCGATTCGAGCTGGCCTTTGCCTGCGACACCAAATGGCTCGCCCAAAACGAACAGCAATTGCTGGCCTACATCAGCGGCCAAACCTCTCTGCCGTGGTCGTATATGACGTTCCTCGCACAAAGTCACACCATTCCGTGCCAGGAAATCAGTCAGATCAACAGCAGCTTCTCCTCTATGCTGCTCGCAAAACCTGAGGATGCACCAAGCATTCCACTTCCGCTCATGGCGGGCGATCCTGTGAATCTGTTATGGATGATTCCGATTACCGCGGAGGAACAGCAGTATGCAGAAATGCATGGGTCTGAGCAATTGCTTCAACGTTCCTCGGGAGATGGTGCGGATTGGATTTTTAATGGAGAAACAAAATTTATGAAATAA
- a CDS encoding alpha/beta fold hydrolase yields MSRRIHRLYSRKSGTPSVIFLAGMGDSGETWKIVQDRISQEASTLSYDRAGIGRSPAAAVIPRTCRDLVEELYDLLQEIDVEPPCILVGHSFGGLVARLFASLYPHLVSGMVLVDAAPEYKELAYEKVLPDNLIAANREYYENPMRNSEKIDKIRSYQEIVDSFRQSDIPVSIITRGLPDVWDEEWPNEEILAIEQRLQADFTRLSTSSKQRMATRSGHYIHHDEPEMVIEEILIMLRGMNT; encoded by the coding sequence ATGTCTCGACGGATACATAGGCTGTATTCGCGAAAAAGTGGGACACCTAGTGTGATCTTCTTAGCAGGAATGGGCGATAGCGGTGAGACATGGAAGATCGTTCAAGACCGAATCTCGCAAGAAGCGTCTACCTTATCCTATGATCGGGCGGGGATTGGCAGGAGTCCAGCGGCAGCAGTCATACCGCGGACTTGCCGTGATCTGGTCGAGGAGCTATATGATTTGCTGCAGGAGATTGACGTGGAACCACCGTGTATTTTAGTCGGACATTCTTTTGGAGGTTTGGTTGCTCGATTATTTGCTAGTCTATATCCGCATCTTGTTTCAGGGATGGTTTTGGTTGACGCTGCACCTGAATACAAGGAGCTCGCCTATGAAAAGGTTTTGCCTGACAACCTGATCGCAGCCAATCGAGAATATTACGAGAATCCGATGCGAAACAGCGAGAAGATTGATAAGATACGGAGCTATCAAGAGATCGTGGACTCTTTTCGGCAAAGTGACATACCTGTCTCGATTATCACGAGAGGCCTGCCGGACGTGTGGGACGAGGAGTGGCCGAACGAGGAAATCTTAGCAATCGAACAACGTCTGCAAGCCGATTTCACTAGGCTTTCAACGTCAAGCAAGCAAAGAATGGCTACTCGCAGCGGGCATTATATTCATCACGATGAACCGGAAATGGTGATCGAGGAAATTTTGATTATGTTGAGGGGAATGAACACGTGA
- a CDS encoding ABC transporter permease, which translates to MFWSRKWSMPRFELWEKIMQQKKAKYSFLMMLCIVLLGIIGPWIAPHDPTKTYYEAFMQGPSKDFWLGTDAIGRDILSRMLYGTRVTLTVAVLASVMTFVAGTLIGVTCAYLGGIVDNLIMRIMDIMLALPGIVLALAIVAVLGPSQENAMIAIGISSIPAFSILIRGAALSIKQSGYVEASRSIGSSNWWIITRQFIPNISNVLIVYTTMFIGGAILGTSALGFIGLGAQPPTPEWGTMLNEGKNYLREAWWLATFPGLAITAVVFTVYLLGDALRDIFDPKS; encoded by the coding sequence GTGTTCTGGAGCAGGAAATGGTCCATGCCTCGTTTCGAATTATGGGAGAAGATCATGCAGCAAAAGAAAGCGAAATATAGCTTTCTGATGATGCTCTGCATTGTTTTGCTGGGAATCATCGGGCCGTGGATTGCTCCGCATGATCCTACGAAAACGTACTACGAAGCATTTATGCAAGGGCCGTCGAAGGACTTTTGGCTAGGGACAGATGCGATTGGCCGCGATATTTTATCCCGGATGCTGTACGGAACACGAGTGACACTGACCGTAGCTGTGCTGGCGTCTGTCATGACGTTTGTAGCAGGAACGCTGATTGGTGTGACATGTGCTTACCTCGGAGGAATTGTTGACAATCTGATCATGAGAATTATGGACATCATGCTGGCGTTGCCCGGTATTGTGCTGGCTTTAGCCATTGTAGCTGTACTCGGACCGAGTCAGGAAAATGCGATGATCGCGATTGGAATATCATCGATTCCGGCCTTTTCGATTCTAATCCGTGGTGCGGCACTCTCGATCAAGCAATCCGGCTATGTGGAAGCAAGCCGCTCCATCGGCAGCTCGAATTGGTGGATCATTACGCGCCAGTTCATTCCAAACATCTCCAACGTGCTGATCGTCTATACGACCATGTTTATTGGCGGTGCCATTTTAGGTACCTCGGCACTGGGCTTCATCGGTTTGGGTGCCCAGCCTCCTACACCGGAGTGGGGAACGATGCTGAATGAAGGGAAAAATTACTTGCGAGAAGCTTGGTGGCTCGCTACTTTTCCTGGTCTTGCGATTACGGCAGTCGTCTTTACGGTGTATCTGCTCGGGGATGCTTTGCGCGATATCTTTGATCCCAAATCATAG
- a CDS encoding DUF1579 family protein, which translates to MTNEHVNHTSQEMLKPDPALSHLNVFVGKWMTEGLITESPSGPAVKLKAIDTYEWLPGGFFLIHHVDGLIGDKEVKTIEIIGYDASHQVYFTHAYDNHGSMASYYANLLGRDWKITGNTERFSGKFSVDGNTLIGTWELLGNDEKWTHWMDIRLTKME; encoded by the coding sequence ATGACGAATGAACATGTCAATCATACTTCACAAGAGATGCTCAAGCCTGATCCGGCTCTTTCTCATCTGAACGTTTTTGTAGGGAAATGGATGACAGAAGGACTGATTACGGAAAGTCCGTCAGGGCCAGCCGTGAAGTTGAAAGCAATAGATACATACGAATGGCTACCCGGGGGATTTTTTCTTATTCACCATGTAGATGGTTTGATAGGGGATAAAGAAGTCAAAACCATTGAGATCATCGGCTATGATGCGTCTCATCAGGTGTACTTCACACACGCTTATGACAACCATGGAAGTATGGCTTCCTACTATGCGAATCTTTTGGGCAGAGACTGGAAGATAACAGGGAATACCGAACGTTTTTCCGGTAAGTTTAGTGTGGATGGCAACACACTCATTGGCACTTGGGAGTTGTTGGGCAATGATGAGAAATGGACACATTGGATGGATATTCGATTGACGAAGATGGAGTAA
- a CDS encoding TetR/AcrR family transcriptional regulator: MERTSNRDHVIVTASHLFLQKGLMNTSMDDVVAHSRVSKSNIYYHFKSKEELVVAVLSYRMNVLRGALEAILQRTDLSVSARVGLIFTTIAEELEGRSCVGGCPILSLLSAQIPEVKARINEFLIEWQNLAEKLLVEGIARGEFKENISIPQTAVLLVTIMEGAMLMAESQGHTQVLVNTGQTLLHLIQV, encoded by the coding sequence ATGGAACGAACCTCAAACCGTGACCATGTCATCGTCACTGCATCCCATTTGTTTTTGCAAAAAGGACTCATGAATACCAGCATGGATGACGTCGTAGCCCATAGCAGAGTCTCCAAGTCCAACATTTACTACCATTTCAAAAGCAAGGAGGAGCTCGTCGTAGCTGTGCTCAGCTACAGAATGAATGTGCTGAGAGGAGCACTGGAAGCCATCCTGCAACGAACAGACCTGTCTGTTTCCGCACGGGTGGGGCTGATTTTTACCACCATCGCAGAGGAACTGGAGGGGCGCTCCTGCGTAGGAGGCTGTCCGATCCTTTCCTTACTGTCAGCACAAATACCAGAAGTCAAAGCGCGAATCAACGAGTTCCTGATCGAATGGCAGAACCTAGCGGAAAAGCTGCTCGTGGAGGGAATCGCCCGTGGAGAATTCAAGGAAAATATCTCGATTCCGCAAACGGCAGTCTTGCTCGTGACCATTATGGAAGGAGCGATGCTCATGGCTGAATCGCAGGGGCATACACAGGTACTCGTAAACACTGGTCAGACACTTCTACACTTGATTCAAGTGTAG
- the nikB gene encoding nickel ABC transporter permease — protein MKQFIVKRLLSGIIVLFGLSVFTFLLIHLIPGDPVRIMLGQRATVEQIETLRGELGLNKPLVVQYLDYASGVLKGDLGTSLKTGRPVSTEIADRFPATAKMAVASLVVAVVIGIGLGVLAAKYKDTPIDGAIMTFSTFGMSIPGFWLGLLVILVFSVHLGWFPIAGGTGLKDMVLPAFTLGTLMATALSRLTRAGMVEVLSNDYIRTARAKGMNERIVLLRHAFRNVMIPIVAVIGLELAGLLGGAVIVEQVFGWPGVGTLAIQAISSRDFPMIQGTTLFIGTVYVLVVILIDVLYALLDPRIDYTAKEGV, from the coding sequence ATGAAGCAATTTATCGTAAAGCGCTTATTGTCGGGCATCATTGTCCTGTTTGGACTCTCCGTTTTTACGTTTCTGCTCATTCATCTCATCCCTGGCGACCCTGTGCGGATCATGCTGGGGCAGCGGGCGACTGTGGAACAAATCGAGACGCTTCGCGGAGAGCTGGGCTTGAACAAACCTTTGGTCGTTCAGTATCTCGACTATGCTTCTGGTGTTTTGAAAGGGGATCTCGGCACTTCCCTGAAAACGGGCCGACCTGTCAGCACAGAAATTGCTGATCGTTTTCCCGCAACAGCAAAAATGGCAGTAGCCAGCCTCGTAGTAGCAGTTGTGATCGGTATCGGGCTGGGTGTCCTAGCGGCAAAATACAAGGATACACCCATCGACGGAGCGATCATGACCTTTTCCACCTTTGGAATGTCCATACCCGGCTTTTGGTTAGGGTTGCTCGTCATCCTTGTGTTCTCCGTCCATTTGGGCTGGTTTCCCATTGCAGGAGGGACGGGGCTAAAAGACATGGTTCTTCCAGCGTTTACCTTGGGGACATTGATGGCGACGGCACTCAGCCGACTCACTCGTGCAGGCATGGTAGAGGTTTTGTCCAATGACTATATCCGAACAGCCCGTGCAAAAGGGATGAATGAACGAATTGTGCTGCTGCGGCACGCTTTTCGCAATGTGATGATTCCGATTGTGGCTGTCATTGGCCTGGAATTGGCTGGATTGCTGGGCGGGGCTGTGATTGTCGAGCAGGTTTTTGGCTGGCCGGGAGTGGGTACTTTGGCGATTCAAGCGATTAGCTCGAGGGATTTTCCGATGATTCAGGGAACGACCCTGTTTATTGGGACCGTGTATGTCCTTGTCGTCATTTTGATTGACGTCCTGTACGCGCTTCTCGATCCACGCATTGACTATACCGCAAAGGAGGGGGTGTAG
- a CDS encoding DUF4272 domain-containing protein, whose product MNQCTIYVSIQQCEKVVAAIVEAFRDLLVEVSEDERSVTVTDKKWFSKSKITFNLMREDDDQEEFLQMKKGMYGYFAQIETAHEKVQQKLLYQITALNVAVGIVASKEIDEKMFASIITIAEEVHGIVFLPTGDMLDKQGRLILNTAGESEVDDFLVTVSVDLIDGHIQPSQSGEARKERSIKLLQEQGIPYIPHLPVIVGDEDAVIRSKDEVVQRAIALCLIAVYAGGIAENGQIKEEREFIEGIIEQFGAAEFFTEKERDFLNDPQPDRTDMIQMVWMYECYWVLLWALGYVEELHFPDEICDVNTAIDALRSAGDYDTFYSNAVVRSKQEILDQADLIYRYDWACVDARINNRVVAGGLNDEVVVERHRALNWLVRYMEDDWDHVSTDT is encoded by the coding sequence ATGAACCAATGCACCATCTATGTCTCCATCCAACAATGCGAAAAAGTAGTCGCTGCGATTGTCGAGGCTTTTCGTGATCTATTGGTAGAGGTATCTGAAGATGAGCGGTCAGTGACCGTGACAGATAAAAAATGGTTTAGCAAGAGTAAGATCACCTTCAATCTTATGCGCGAGGACGATGACCAAGAAGAGTTTCTCCAGATGAAAAAAGGGATGTACGGCTACTTCGCACAGATCGAAACGGCCCACGAGAAGGTCCAGCAAAAGCTGCTGTACCAAATTACAGCGCTCAATGTGGCGGTAGGGATCGTGGCGAGCAAGGAAATCGATGAGAAGATGTTTGCGTCTATTATAACGATTGCCGAAGAAGTGCACGGGATCGTCTTTCTCCCTACCGGAGATATGCTCGATAAACAAGGAAGGCTGATTCTCAATACGGCAGGGGAATCGGAAGTGGACGATTTTCTGGTGACGGTCAGCGTAGACCTGATCGATGGACATATTCAGCCCTCCCAGTCAGGAGAAGCGCGCAAGGAGCGGAGCATCAAGCTATTGCAGGAGCAAGGCATTCCGTACATCCCGCATCTTCCTGTCATCGTAGGGGATGAGGACGCTGTCATCAGGAGCAAGGATGAAGTGGTTCAGCGAGCGATTGCCCTGTGCTTGATTGCGGTATATGCCGGAGGGATCGCCGAAAACGGACAAATCAAGGAAGAGCGGGAGTTTATCGAGGGAATTATTGAGCAGTTTGGCGCTGCTGAATTCTTTACGGAAAAAGAGAGAGACTTCTTGAATGATCCACAGCCAGACCGAACCGATATGATTCAGATGGTGTGGATGTACGAATGCTACTGGGTACTGCTGTGGGCACTTGGCTATGTAGAAGAACTCCATTTCCCAGATGAGATTTGTGATGTAAACACTGCGATTGACGCTCTCAGAAGCGCAGGTGACTATGACACCTTCTACAGCAATGCGGTTGTGAGAAGCAAACAAGAGATTCTCGACCAAGCGGATTTAATCTATCGTTATGACTGGGCATGCGTGGATGCGCGTATCAACAATCGTGTGGTTGCAGGCGGTTTGAATGACGAAGTCGTTGTGGAAAGACACAGAGCATTGAATTGGCTGGTTCGTTACATGGAGGATGACTGGGATCATGTCTCGACGGATACATAG
- a CDS encoding DUF2089 family protein, producing the protein MERDEIPSWVLALDKETLEFIRKFIISSGSLKGMADEYGVSYPTVRAKLDRIIKKIELHSKEAEVEFVQMIKNLVIDERMSLEVAKLIIEKYKQERDENR; encoded by the coding sequence ATGGAGCGCGACGAAATTCCATCTTGGGTGCTAGCTTTAGACAAGGAAACCCTCGAATTTATCAGGAAGTTTATCATCAGTTCGGGCTCTCTCAAGGGTATGGCAGATGAGTATGGTGTATCGTACCCAACAGTTCGGGCCAAGCTCGACCGAATCATTAAAAAGATCGAATTACATAGCAAGGAAGCGGAAGTGGAATTCGTGCAAATGATCAAAAACCTGGTCATTGACGAACGGATGAGTTTGGAGGTAGCCAAGCTCATTATTGAAAAATACAAACAAGAAAGAGATGAGAACAGATGA
- a CDS encoding leucine-rich repeat domain-containing protein: MKKWITLLIILGVLSGCEANEKNLNEFTQERYQMEKLSPVLLESLSKSINKPVQDIKVEDFLNIEELTLDTDSFPLEQKDEKIDLSVLSKMKKLKNLSLNKINAKDYLFLKDLNELEYLSITGFREDQLPALNNSKLISLSLDEGDLSSLRILENSKSVTQLSIRNNKINDLSFIQLPNLTFLDVSNNPIPSINFVKELPNLVRLQIMNAPITDIAAVQYTPKLNYLDIRGTKVTSIHPLINLEELAILLVDRKSIRDLKLLKKEIKVAENGYEIND, encoded by the coding sequence TTGAAAAAATGGATTACTCTGTTGATCATTTTAGGTGTATTAAGCGGGTGCGAAGCTAACGAAAAGAATTTAAATGAATTCACGCAAGAGCGCTATCAAATGGAAAAGCTCTCCCCAGTTCTATTAGAGTCCTTGTCTAAATCAATAAATAAACCAGTTCAGGATATCAAAGTCGAGGATTTTTTAAATATCGAAGAACTAACTTTAGATACAGATAGTTTTCCTCTGGAACAAAAAGATGAAAAAATTGATTTATCTGTTCTATCTAAAATGAAAAAACTAAAAAATCTATCTTTGAATAAAATAAATGCTAAAGACTATCTTTTTCTAAAGGATTTAAATGAACTTGAATATCTTTCAATCACTGGTTTTCGGGAAGATCAGCTACCTGCTTTAAATAATAGTAAACTAATTAGCCTCTCACTGGATGAGGGGGATTTATCAAGTTTGAGAATACTTGAAAACAGTAAATCTGTTACACAATTATCTATTAGGAATAATAAAATAAACGATTTGTCATTCATTCAACTACCTAATCTTACTTTCTTAGATGTATCAAATAATCCTATTCCTTCAATAAATTTTGTAAAAGAACTACCGAATTTGGTACGTTTACAAATTATGAATGCACCCATCACAGATATAGCAGCTGTACAGTATACACCTAAACTTAACTACTTAGATATTAGAGGGACTAAAGTAACTTCTATACATCCACTGATCAACCTTGAAGAACTTGCGATTCTATTAGTCGATCGAAAAAGCATACGTGATTTAAAACTACTGAAAAAAGAAATCAAAGTCGCTGAAAATGGTTATGAAATTAATGATTGA